The following are encoded in a window of Amycolatopsis lexingtonensis genomic DNA:
- a CDS encoding PaaI family thioesterase: MTFPVVDGVPPGRALLGTRIRELIEASVRVRDDEADLAAAARRVEAVTAALRAAGEAPPLLLAALEGGGHLSVNNPLEGPGNPLAPPLSWVAVGPESVRAEVLLGAAHEGPPGRVHGGWVAAVLDHVLGRATAAAGYPGMTASLTVDYHRGTPYAVPLVAEGRLVRRDGRKLHASGTLRAGDEVCATATAILVHFSADRFPVPTD; encoded by the coding sequence ATGACCTTCCCGGTGGTCGACGGCGTTCCGCCCGGGCGTGCCCTGCTCGGCACCCGGATCCGCGAGCTGATCGAAGCCTCGGTGCGCGTGCGCGACGACGAAGCCGACCTGGCCGCCGCGGCGCGCCGGGTCGAGGCGGTGACCGCGGCCCTGCGCGCGGCCGGGGAGGCGCCGCCGTTGCTGCTGGCCGCCCTCGAAGGCGGCGGGCACCTGAGCGTCAACAACCCCCTGGAAGGACCCGGGAACCCGCTGGCCCCGCCGCTGTCCTGGGTGGCGGTCGGCCCGGAGTCGGTGCGGGCCGAGGTGCTGCTCGGCGCCGCGCACGAAGGCCCGCCCGGCCGGGTCCACGGCGGCTGGGTGGCAGCGGTCCTCGACCACGTCCTCGGCCGCGCCACGGCGGCGGCGGGGTACCCGGGGATGACGGCGTCGCTGACGGTCGACTACCACCGGGGCACGCCGTACGCGGTCCCGCTCGTCGCCGAGGGGCGCCTCGTCCGCCGTGACGGGCGGAAGCTGCACGCGTCGGGCACGCTGCGCGCGGGCGACGAGGTCTGCGCGACGGCGACGGCGATCCTGGTGCACTTCAGCGCGGACCGGTTCCCGGTCCCCACGGACTGA
- a CDS encoding SDR family NAD(P)-dependent oxidoreductase has protein sequence MTSTLDLGGTITCVTGAAGGIGRGIALRFAAAGSAVAVHHRRPGAADDVVGAIEAAGGRARAFAAELTDDAACHALLDAVAEWGGRLDALVNNAGVQPVEPLEDLTAERWRAMLDATLTSAFSCTQAAARLMGDGGSVTHVASIEARQPAPGHVHYSSAKAALVMHARGAALEYGPRGIRVNTVSPGLIDRPGLARDWPDGVGRWHRAAPLGRLGTPADVGNACVFLASPLASFVTGHDLVVDGGVTARPTW, from the coding sequence GTGACCAGCACACTCGACCTCGGCGGCACGATCACCTGCGTCACCGGCGCGGCGGGCGGCATCGGGCGCGGGATCGCGCTCCGGTTCGCCGCGGCGGGCAGCGCGGTGGCCGTGCACCACCGGCGTCCGGGCGCCGCCGACGACGTCGTCGGAGCGATCGAAGCCGCCGGCGGGCGGGCCCGCGCGTTCGCCGCCGAACTCACCGACGACGCCGCCTGCCACGCCCTGCTCGACGCCGTCGCGGAGTGGGGCGGGCGGCTCGACGCGCTGGTCAACAACGCCGGCGTCCAGCCGGTCGAACCCCTCGAAGACCTCACGGCCGAGCGCTGGCGGGCGATGCTGGACGCGACCCTGACCAGCGCGTTCTCCTGCACCCAGGCCGCGGCGCGGCTGATGGGCGACGGCGGCAGCGTCACGCACGTCGCGTCGATCGAGGCCCGGCAGCCCGCGCCGGGCCACGTCCACTACAGCTCGGCGAAGGCGGCGCTGGTCATGCACGCGCGCGGCGCGGCGCTAGAGTACGGGCCGCGCGGGATCCGGGTCAACACGGTGTCCCCCGGCCTGATCGACCGGCCCGGACTCGCGCGCGACTGGCCGGACGGCGTCGGCCGGTGGCACCGCGCCGCCCCGCTGGGCCGCTTGGGCACCCCGGCCGACGTCGGCAACGCGTGCGTCTTCCTGGCGTCCCCGCTGGCGTCCTTCGTCACCGGCCACGACCTCGTCGTCGACGGCGGCGTCACCGCCCGCCCGACCTGGTAA
- a CDS encoding ferritin: protein MAKTRKFAELLQTQISHEFTAAQQYIALAVWLDSRDLPRLAKRFYRQAIEERNHALAMVRYLLDRDHPVAIPGTGDVRNDFSSVHEVIELALAQERAVTTDIEAMAKAARAEEDYLGEQFVGWFLKEQVEEVAQMATLLTVVERAGDNLFEVENHLYRESATEIEDTPDMPPVAGGKL, encoded by the coding sequence ATGGCCAAGACCCGGAAGTTCGCCGAACTGCTGCAGACCCAGATCAGCCACGAGTTCACCGCCGCCCAGCAGTACATCGCGCTCGCCGTCTGGCTGGACTCGCGCGACCTGCCGCGGCTGGCCAAGCGCTTCTACCGGCAGGCGATCGAGGAGCGCAACCACGCGCTGGCGATGGTGCGGTACCTGCTCGACCGCGACCACCCGGTGGCCATCCCGGGCACCGGCGACGTCCGGAACGACTTCTCGAGCGTGCACGAGGTGATCGAGCTGGCCCTGGCGCAGGAACGCGCGGTCACGACGGACATCGAGGCGATGGCGAAGGCCGCGCGCGCCGAGGAGGACTACCTCGGCGAGCAGTTCGTGGGCTGGTTCCTCAAGGAACAGGTGGAGGAGGTCGCCCAGATGGCGACGCTGCTGACGGTCGTCGAGCGGGCGGGCGACAACCTGTTCGAGGTCGAGAACCACCTGTACCGCGAGTCGGCGACGGAGATCGAGGACACCCCGGACATGCCCCCGGTGGCGGGCGGCAAGCTCTGA
- a CDS encoding esterase translates to MKNLMVITTLAFTLAAPAASAEPALALARPTGDRPVGTTSLPLADLYYPAASARGARKQFMTEAEAKAALDEAGITAIRPSVLTTVRTDAFVGAPPAGRHLPLVVLSSGAELTSLAEDLASHGTVVVVADRGADVPSVLDSLLRSKWAALIDPARIGGDANTIDARVKAGFDLDGTAPALDRPFLHLGTGSGTRQPDRPAGWKRRLTVAGTAHPSFTDLGLVGEQLGLDFGATTPAARTQAVTAAYVRAFFDEHLRGEPQPLLAQPSAQYPEVSFARTSTPYLPAPTGDRPVGSTSVYLKDTSRPDPWVPSVPYRELMVSLFYPAASPDGPKTRYLTAEESAALLTGSGLDVPPDLLTTMVTNSVADARPGGRHLPLVVLSPGYTKPRATLSALAEDLASHGYAVAVIGHTYENSGQSMPGGRFAGCASCEVPHDSDFWRKLVLGRAADVSFVLDSLARSKWASLIDASRIGMAGHSIGGASALPTMVADARVKAGMDIDGTTEVPLTAPGLDRPFMFVSHQLAATACAPGNEPWERDWAQLTGWKRWAEVAGTQHASFTDVGLVADELGVDIGATTGGLRAQAITRAYVAAFFDQHLRGVPRPLLDRPGFPEVSFCR, encoded by the coding sequence ATGAAGAACCTCATGGTGATCACCACGCTCGCGTTCACCTTGGCCGCGCCCGCCGCTTCGGCCGAACCGGCGCTCGCGCTGGCGAGGCCGACCGGCGACCGGCCGGTGGGCACGACTTCCCTGCCACTGGCCGACCTCTACTACCCGGCGGCTTCGGCGCGCGGCGCGCGGAAGCAGTTCATGACCGAAGCGGAGGCGAAAGCCGCCCTCGACGAAGCCGGGATCACCGCGATCCGGCCGTCGGTGCTCACCACGGTCCGCACCGACGCCTTCGTCGGCGCGCCCCCGGCCGGGCGGCACCTGCCCCTGGTCGTCCTGTCCTCCGGTGCGGAACTGACGTCACTCGCCGAAGACCTGGCCAGCCACGGCACCGTGGTCGTCGTGGCCGACCGCGGCGCGGACGTTCCGTCGGTGCTGGATTCGCTGCTCCGCTCGAAGTGGGCGGCGCTGATCGACCCGGCCCGGATCGGCGGGGACGCGAACACGATCGACGCGCGGGTCAAGGCCGGCTTCGACCTCGACGGCACCGCGCCCGCGCTCGACCGGCCGTTCCTGCACCTGGGCACCGGATCGGGTACCCGGCAACCGGACCGGCCGGCGGGCTGGAAGCGCCGGCTCACCGTCGCCGGGACGGCGCACCCGTCGTTCACCGACCTCGGCCTCGTCGGCGAACAGCTCGGTCTCGACTTCGGCGCGACGACACCGGCCGCGCGCACCCAGGCCGTCACGGCGGCGTACGTCCGGGCGTTCTTCGACGAGCACCTGCGCGGCGAACCCCAGCCGTTGCTGGCACAGCCGTCCGCGCAATATCCGGAGGTGAGCTTCGCCCGGACGTCGACGCCGTACCTGCCCGCGCCGACCGGAGACCGGCCGGTGGGCAGCACTTCGGTGTACCTCAAGGACACTTCGCGGCCCGACCCGTGGGTGCCGTCGGTGCCCTACCGCGAGCTGATGGTCTCGCTGTTCTACCCGGCGGCGTCGCCGGACGGCCCGAAGACGCGGTACCTGACCGCGGAAGAATCCGCGGCGCTGCTGACGGGCAGCGGCCTGGACGTGCCGCCGGACCTGCTCACGACGATGGTGACGAACTCGGTGGCCGACGCCCGGCCGGGTGGCAGGCACCTGCCGCTGGTCGTCCTGTCGCCCGGCTACACCAAGCCGCGCGCCACGCTCTCCGCGCTCGCCGAGGACCTGGCGAGCCACGGGTACGCGGTCGCGGTGATCGGCCACACCTACGAAAACAGCGGGCAGAGCATGCCCGGCGGGCGGTTCGCCGGGTGCGCGTCGTGCGAAGTCCCGCACGACAGCGATTTCTGGCGGAAGCTGGTGCTCGGCCGGGCCGCCGACGTGTCGTTCGTGCTGGATTCGCTGGCGCGCTCGAAGTGGGCGTCGCTGATCGACGCGTCGAGGATCGGCATGGCCGGGCACTCCATCGGCGGCGCGAGTGCCCTGCCCACGATGGTCGCCGACGCGCGGGTCAAGGCCGGGATGGACATCGACGGCACCACCGAGGTCCCGCTCACCGCGCCCGGCCTGGACCGGCCGTTCATGTTCGTGAGCCACCAGCTGGCGGCCACCGCGTGCGCGCCGGGCAACGAGCCGTGGGAGCGGGACTGGGCGCAGCTGACCGGCTGGAAGCGCTGGGCGGAGGTGGCGGGCACGCAGCACGCGTCCTTCACCGACGTCGGCCTGGTGGCGGACGAGCTGGGGGTCGACATCGGCGCCACGACGGGCGGCTTGCGTGCGCAGGCCATCACCCGGGCGTACGTCGCCGCGTTCTTCGACCAGCACCTGCGGGGCGTGCCGCGGCCGCTGCTCGACCGGCCCGGGTTCCCGGAAGTTTCCTTCTGCCGGTGA
- a CDS encoding alpha/beta hydrolase family protein: protein MRTLAVATALTLTLSAAPASASTTPYLPRPTGHEPVGVTTLSVVDHSRPDPWVPSVPYRELMVSLFYPAASANGPAKQYMTPLESERNLERENIPGLPLDILSTVRTNAVVDAKPAGRWHGLPLVVLSPGWTQPRATLTALAEDLASRGYAVAAIDHTYENRATTFPDGHVTGCAACEVDDQPGFWEKFTQVRSKDVSFVLDELLRSKKWGALIDPARIGMTGHSAGGAATTQAMLADARIRAGADIDGSIHVPLPSSGLSRPFLFLGSMDDYTPGQPGPYDDWETDWTHLTGWKRWLMVSGTVHQSFTDLGVLAAQLGVDLGASIDANRALAVTRTYVSAFFDRNLRCRPQPLLAAPSPAYPEVTFIG from the coding sequence ATGCGCACTCTCGCGGTAGCCACCGCCTTGACCCTGACGCTGTCCGCGGCGCCCGCCTCGGCGAGCACCACGCCGTACCTGCCCCGCCCGACCGGCCACGAGCCCGTCGGCGTGACCACACTGTCCGTTGTGGACCACTCGCGGCCCGATCCGTGGGTGCCGTCGGTGCCCTACCGGGAACTGATGGTCTCCCTCTTCTACCCCGCGGCTTCGGCGAACGGGCCGGCGAAGCAGTACATGACGCCGCTGGAGTCCGAGCGCAACCTCGAACGGGAGAACATCCCGGGGCTGCCGCTGGACATCCTGAGTACCGTCCGGACGAACGCCGTCGTCGACGCGAAACCGGCCGGGAGGTGGCACGGCCTGCCGCTCGTCGTGCTGTCCCCGGGCTGGACCCAGCCCCGCGCGACGCTCACCGCGCTGGCCGAAGACCTCGCCAGCCGCGGGTACGCCGTCGCGGCGATCGACCACACCTACGAAAACCGCGCGACCACCTTCCCCGACGGTCACGTCACCGGCTGCGCCGCCTGCGAAGTCGACGACCAGCCGGGGTTCTGGGAGAAGTTCACGCAGGTGCGGTCGAAGGACGTGTCGTTCGTGCTCGACGAGCTGCTGCGCTCGAAGAAGTGGGGCGCGCTCATCGATCCCGCGCGGATCGGCATGACCGGCCACTCCGCCGGCGGCGCGGCCACGACGCAGGCGATGCTGGCCGACGCGCGGATCCGCGCCGGGGCCGACATCGACGGCAGCATCCACGTGCCGCTGCCGTCGTCCGGGCTGTCCCGGCCGTTCCTGTTCCTGGGCAGCATGGACGACTACACGCCGGGGCAGCCGGGTCCGTACGACGACTGGGAAACCGACTGGACGCACCTCACCGGGTGGAAGCGCTGGCTCATGGTGTCCGGCACGGTGCACCAGTCGTTCACCGACCTCGGGGTGCTCGCCGCGCAGCTGGGCGTCGACCTCGGCGCGTCGATCGACGCGAACCGCGCCTTGGCCGTCACCCGGACCTACGTAAGCGCTTTCTTCGACCGGAACCTGCGCTGTCGTCCGCAGCCGCTGCTGGCCGCGCCGTCGCCCGCCTACCCGGAAGTGACCTTCATCGGATGA
- a CDS encoding ABC transporter permease subunit produces the protein MTWLTWRQFRVPALSVFAVLLVIGVVLAITGPDLVGRTNFSDQDTLFAGTILVLYLLPAAIGVFWGVPMITRELESGTHSLVWNQTVTRKRWLTTKLGFGLLVAMVAAGLLGWAVSWWASPIDALAATQTDRGMLSRIAPVVFGARGIVPIGYAAFALALGVAVGMLLKRTVAAMAVTLVVLAGVLLLVPSFVRPYLLPPQTMTVAIVGEDITNITGDDTHGILEIGTRNPAGAWVLANETVDANGNVASPLPDFVQSCAPRPGQGPPERGSMEACMSQLGQHGYQQRLTYQPGSRFWPLQWLELALYLAMTALLTWFCFRRVRHLS, from the coding sequence ATGACCTGGCTGACCTGGCGCCAGTTCCGCGTCCCCGCGCTGTCCGTGTTCGCCGTGCTGCTCGTGATCGGCGTGGTGCTCGCGATCACCGGCCCGGACCTGGTCGGGCGCACGAACTTCTCCGACCAGGACACCCTCTTCGCCGGGACGATCCTGGTGCTCTACCTGCTGCCCGCGGCGATCGGCGTGTTCTGGGGCGTCCCGATGATCACGCGCGAACTGGAAAGCGGCACGCACAGCCTGGTGTGGAACCAGACCGTCACGCGCAAGCGCTGGCTCACCACCAAGCTCGGCTTCGGCCTGCTCGTCGCGATGGTCGCGGCCGGCCTGCTCGGCTGGGCGGTGTCGTGGTGGGCGAGCCCGATCGACGCGCTCGCGGCCACGCAGACCGATCGCGGGATGCTCTCGCGCATCGCGCCGGTGGTGTTCGGCGCGCGCGGCATCGTCCCGATCGGGTACGCGGCGTTCGCCCTCGCGCTCGGCGTCGCGGTCGGGATGCTGCTGAAGCGGACGGTGGCCGCGATGGCCGTCACGCTCGTCGTGCTCGCCGGCGTGCTGCTCCTGGTGCCGAGCTTCGTGCGGCCGTACCTGCTGCCGCCGCAGACGATGACGGTCGCGATCGTCGGCGAGGACATCACGAACATCACCGGCGACGACACCCACGGGATCCTGGAGATCGGCACCCGGAACCCGGCCGGCGCGTGGGTGCTGGCGAACGAAACCGTGGACGCGAACGGCAACGTGGCCAGCCCGCTACCGGACTTCGTGCAGAGCTGCGCCCCGCGGCCGGGCCAGGGCCCGCCGGAACGCGGCTCCATGGAAGCGTGCATGTCCCAGCTCGGCCAGCACGGCTACCAGCAGCGCCTGACCTACCAGCCCGGTTCCCGGTTCTGGCCGTTGCAGTGGCTCGAACTCGCGCTCTACCTCGCCATGACGGCCCTGCTCACCTGGTTCTGCTTCCGTCGCGTCCGCCACCTTTCCTGA
- a CDS encoding ABC transporter ATP-binding protein, whose amino-acid sequence MSVLRAQGLGKKYKRTWALSGCTLEIEPGHVTGLVGPNGAGKSTLLNIASGMLEPTTGTIEVCGGVPGSGPDQLAKVGYVAQNTPVYSGLSIEEHLRLGAHLNPRWDTALAEKRIERLGLDPKQHAGKLSGGQRAQLALTIGIAKRPELLLLDEPVAALDPLARREFLQDLMEAVAEHELSVVMSSHLVNDLERVCDHLIVLVDSQVRVIGEVEELLATHHRLSGPRRDVETLPADQHVVSAKHTDRQTTVLIRTEAPILDPVWTVAQIGLEDLVLEYMSNPAAARPALEVLR is encoded by the coding sequence GTGAGCGTCCTGCGTGCCCAGGGTCTGGGCAAGAAGTACAAGCGCACCTGGGCGTTGTCCGGCTGCACCCTGGAAATCGAGCCCGGCCACGTGACCGGGCTGGTCGGGCCGAACGGGGCGGGCAAGTCGACGCTGCTCAACATCGCGTCCGGCATGCTCGAACCCACGACCGGCACGATCGAGGTGTGCGGCGGGGTGCCCGGCAGCGGGCCCGACCAGCTGGCGAAAGTCGGTTACGTCGCCCAGAACACGCCGGTCTACAGCGGGCTGAGCATCGAAGAGCACCTGCGGCTCGGTGCGCACCTCAACCCGCGGTGGGACACCGCGCTCGCCGAGAAGCGGATCGAACGGCTGGGGCTCGACCCGAAGCAGCACGCCGGGAAGCTGTCCGGTGGCCAGCGCGCACAGCTGGCGCTGACGATCGGCATCGCCAAGCGGCCCGAGCTGCTGCTGCTCGACGAACCGGTCGCCGCGCTGGATCCCTTGGCGCGGCGGGAGTTCCTGCAGGACCTCATGGAGGCGGTGGCCGAGCACGAGCTGTCCGTCGTGATGTCCTCGCACCTGGTCAACGACCTCGAACGGGTCTGCGACCACCTCATCGTGCTCGTCGATTCGCAGGTCCGGGTGATCGGCGAGGTCGAGGAACTGCTGGCCACGCACCACCGGCTCTCCGGGCCGCGGCGGGACGTCGAAACGCTGCCCGCGGACCAGCACGTCGTCTCCGCGAAGCACACCGACCGGCAGACCACCGTGCTCATCCGCACCGAGGCGCCGATCCTCGATCCCGTGTGGACGGTCGCGCAGATCGGCCTCGAAGACCTCGTCCTCGAGTACATGAGCAACCCCGCCGCCGCCCGTCCCGCACTGGAGGTCCTGCGATGA
- a CDS encoding GntR family transcriptional regulator, whose translation MIEFHLDARSGLSPYQQLVQQVRHALRLGLLNEGDQLPKVKDVVASLAINPNTVLKAYRELEHDGLVSARPGVGTFVTATLNGGASFAVLGPLRQDLRRWLGKARKAGLDEESIEALLMSTFRDSAREEIA comes from the coding sequence ATGATCGAGTTCCACCTGGACGCGAGGTCCGGCTTGTCGCCGTACCAGCAGCTGGTCCAGCAGGTGCGGCACGCGCTGCGCCTCGGCCTGCTCAACGAAGGGGACCAGCTCCCGAAGGTCAAAGACGTGGTCGCTTCCCTCGCGATCAACCCCAACACCGTGCTGAAGGCCTACCGCGAACTGGAGCACGACGGGCTCGTCTCGGCCCGGCCCGGCGTCGGCACGTTCGTCACCGCGACGCTGAACGGCGGTGCGTCGTTCGCCGTGCTCGGGCCGCTGCGGCAGGACCTGCGCCGCTGGCTGGGCAAGGCGCGCAAGGCCGGTCTCGACGAAGAGAGCATCGAGGCCCTGTTGATGTCCACGTTTCGCGACTCCGCCAGAGAGGAAATAGCGTGA